The following nucleotide sequence is from Cucumis melo cultivar AY chromosome 1, USDA_Cmelo_AY_1.0, whole genome shotgun sequence.
AAACTTATGACTGATGAACTGGTTTTGCCCTTGTATATTTAAAATGAGAGTTATGACCAAATAATTTTGCATCTCCTCAGATTTTTGGATTACTTCGCCAGCAACAATGGTATGAACCAAGATGCCAAACATACACAAAATTGTTGATGCTTCTTGGTAAGTGCAGGCAACCCGAGCAAGCAAGCTTGCTCTTTGAGATTATGTTTTCTGAGGGGTTGAAACCTTCTATTGATGTTTATACTGCTCTTGTTAGTGCTTACGGACAAAGTGGCCTCCTTCACAAGGCCATTTCAACTGTTGATGAAATGAAATCGGTTTCTGACTGCAAGCCAGATGTACATACATATTCAATTCTCATTGATTGTTGCACAAGACTCCGTCGTTTTGATCTTCTGAAGGAGTTACTGGCTGATATGTCCTATCTGGGGATCACATGTAATACGGTCACTTACAATACTATTATTAATGGATTTGGAAAGGCTAAAATGTTTGAGCAAATGGAAAGCTTGTTACTTGAAATGATTGAAAGTGATAGCTGTCCTCCAGATTTGATTACATTCAATACTTTTATCAGAGCTTACGGAAATAGTGAGCAGATTGAGAAGATGGAGAAGTGGTATGATGAATTTCAGCTGATGGGAATCGAGCCAGACGTTTGGACATACAATACTATGATCAGCTCATATGGGAAAGCTGGAATGTATGACAAGATGAAGTCTGTTTTGAATTTCATGGAAAAACGCTTTTTCTCTCCCACAATTGTTACTATGAATACAATTATTGATACTTTTGGAAGAACTGGAAATATTGAGGAGATGGAAGAATACttcaaaaaaatgaaatttcagGGAATGAAGCCCAACTCTGTGACTTACTGTTCCCTTGTAAATGCTTATGGTAAATCTGGTGATCTTGAGAAAATTGATTCGATTTTGAGGCAAATAGAAAATTCTGATGTGGTACCAGATACCCCTCTTTTTAACTGCCTTATCAATGCGTATGGCCAGGCTGGTGATGTGAGAAAGATGGGAGAGTTGTTCTTGGAAATGAAAGAGAATAAATGTGTTCCTGATGGTATTACATTTGCTACAATGATTCGTGCCTTAAAAGCACAAGGCATGACCGAGGCTGCTCAAAGATTGGAAAATAAGTTGATTGCCACTAACGACGGTGAGGTAAATTGGTGCTTATTTATGATTCTGCATAATAGTGTTCTTATCTTGGCACCATGAGCATAGCTCCGCAAGTAAGGCATTGCTAATCTCTTTCAAGAGGTTGTAGGTTCAAACCACACGTAtgatatatgtaataaaaatagCATTGTCATGTCAATCATTTTTCTATCCTATATAAACATCTCTGACATcatcttaaatcatcaattgACCCAAAATTTTAAACTGATGAGTGaatacaaatttaatataatattcaaCATCCCTTCACTTGGAGACTTGAAATATGAAGAAGACCCAACAAGTGGAAATGAATGTTAATTGGAGAGAAAATAACATTGTAGGGGCTTGAGGAGTTCTGGGCTACTTGCTTTGATACCATGTAACAATCACAAAATGTGAAAGAGATTTTCTTCATTGATAAAGAATGTTTTATCAAGTAATTTATGGAGAAATTGTAAACAAAAATCTTACAGCAAACCAAAGTCCAGCGTTTTCTAAAGCTTAAGGCACAATAAAATGAAAGAAACCCTTAAACAAAAGAACTTTTGCATTTAAGCTTagtaaattttttctttttgttaattaaCAAGGAAAGCCCCTAGATACTactattttctaaaaataattaaaaaattccAAGGCACAAGGCTTTTCAAGGCGAGACGACAGACTTGGGTTCGAGCTTAGGGATATGCTCAGAGGGCATTTTAGAACACTAGAAATTAACTGAATCTCTAACAAATACAAAAATCATTTGTTAACTAAATACTTTCTagtgttttttttcctttcagcTGATCTAATGTTGTTCTCATGTACCGAAACTTGTCCCTTTTACATACCTTCATTCTATTGGTTTGATGCAGTGAAACCTGGCTTGACAAGGAACCGGTACTAAAACATTTCAGTAGTGTGGAAAAATGTAGATCCGTATGGGGGTATGGCTTTTCAAGGGATCTCTGTCTACATTAGTGCAAGGCATTCTTCTCAATTCTTCAGGTAGATTTCATTAATTTGTCGGTTGTCGTGCTACAAATTTAAACCGAAGAATTCCATCTTGtttcttttgttgtttcttgcttgttttatgaaaaataattttcctGTTCGGCAAGACTTTACAACTCCAAGTTTTTGTGCTTATTCAGGTTCACTGTAGAtcacatttttaaaaaattgtctCGTGATGG
It contains:
- the LOC103499948 gene encoding pentatricopeptide repeat-containing protein At3g53170 isoform X1, which translates into the protein MELYLHSPDATIFRCFSTSFTSTVISMTSMSSTPYFISSSHSRSLKRSSTQSSDALQRDPKKGLSRILRKDAAIKAIEKKANSKKYNNLWPKAVLEALDEAIQENLWETALKIFGLLRQQQWYEPRCQTYTKLLMLLGKCRQPEQASLLFEIMFSEGLKPSIDVYTALVSAYGQSGLLHKAISTVDEMKSVSDCKPDVHTYSILIDCCTRLRRFDLLKELLADMSYLGITCNTVTYNTIINGFGKAKMFEQMESLLLEMIESDSCPPDLITFNTFIRAYGNSEQIEKMEKWYDEFQLMGIEPDVWTYNTMISSYGKAGMYDKMKSVLNFMEKRFFSPTIVTMNTIIDTFGRTGNIEEMEEYFKKMKFQGMKPNSVTYCSLVNAYGKSGDLEKIDSILRQIENSDVVPDTPLFNCLINAYGQAGDVRKMGELFLEMKENKCVPDGITFATMIRALKAQGMTEAAQRLENKLIATNDVKPGLTRNRY
- the LOC103499948 gene encoding pentatricopeptide repeat-containing protein At3g53170 isoform X2, with amino-acid sequence MELYLHSPDATIFRCFSTSFTSTVISMTSMSSTPYFISSSHSRSLKRSSTQSSDALQRDPKKGLSRILRKDAAIKAIEKKANSKKYNNLWPKAVLEALDEAIQENLWETALKIFGLLRQQQWYEPRCQTYTKLLMLLGKCRQPEQASLLFEIMFSEGLKPSIDVYTALVSAYGQSGLLHKAISTVDEMKSVSDCKPDVHTYSILIDCCTRLRRFDLLKELLADMSYLGITCNTVTYNTIINGFGKAKMFEQMESLLLEMIESDSCPPDLITFNTFIRAYGNSEQIEKMEKWYDEFQLMGIEPDVWTYNTMISSYGKAGMYDKMKSVLNFMEKRFFSPTIVTMNTIIDTFGRTGNIEEMEEYFKKMKFQGMKPNSVTYCSLVNAYGKSGDLEKIDSILRQIENSDVVPDTPLFNCLINAYGQAGDVRKMGELFLEMKENKCVPDGITFATMIRALKAQGMTEAAQRLENKLIATNDGE